One window of the Endomicrobium proavitum genome contains the following:
- a CDS encoding vitamin B12 dependent-methionine synthase activation domain-containing protein: protein MINVSTIKIPYEKLLARLGYLKAKTKLDAKTEILIKENLALAQKLISPKAVIAFSKIHITEDIISLSGKFKITGKDIAKLLDGCFKAYGIAVTIGKALEQKRNFFIENKETFNALVLDSAGSVAAEEAITLANSQIKDFETSAGNALTKRYSPGYGDWQLSSQKDFLNWLGAQKIGISLTQHYLMTPEKSVSAIIGVKTYLS from the coding sequence ATGATAAACGTTTCAACAATAAAAATACCATACGAAAAACTTCTTGCGCGCCTTGGCTACCTTAAAGCCAAAACAAAACTTGACGCCAAAACGGAAATTTTAATTAAAGAAAATTTGGCTTTGGCGCAAAAACTTATATCGCCGAAAGCCGTTATTGCGTTTAGCAAAATACATATAACGGAAGATATTATCTCTCTTAGCGGCAAATTTAAAATAACCGGCAAAGATATTGCAAAACTTTTGGACGGCTGTTTTAAAGCTTACGGCATTGCGGTAACTATAGGCAAGGCTTTAGAGCAGAAAAGAAATTTTTTTATAGAAAACAAAGAAACTTTCAACGCGCTTGTTTTAGATTCGGCAGGCTCTGTTGCGGCGGAAGAAGCCATAACCCTTGCCAACAGCCAGATAAAAGATTTTGAAACCTCCGCCGGCAACGCTTTAACAAAACGCTACTCTCCCGGATACGGCGACTGGCAACTTTCATCGCAAAAAGATTTTTTAAACTGGCTTGGCGCACAAAAAATAGGAATCTCTCTTACGCAGCACTACCTGATGACGCCGGAAAAATCAGTGTCGGCAATTATAGGCGTTAAAACTTACCTGTCGTAA